From Panicum hallii strain FIL2 chromosome 2, PHallii_v3.1, whole genome shotgun sequence, a single genomic window includes:
- the LOC112881552 gene encoding uncharacterized protein LOC112881552, translated as MSMALSRFTQWLWPGGAAPRVATHELPGTALTSSSFPDFPSGFREPDTVTFYTAGGGAAGRRTRSRRARNRRRSRGEPRVDREYDMVIVPSDGGGCLSGSDSDDSDWSIGWLEPQAPELQTDGDPENCFAVLVPCYRHGRQEQPERREGRFLGTGALADGGLSDGKNFVEQWLSSLQN; from the exons ATGTCCATGGCGTTGAGCCGCTTCACGCAATGGCTGTGGCCGGGGGGCGCCGCCCCCCGGGTGGCCACCCACGAGCTCCCGGGCACGGCGCTCACGAGCTCCTCCTTCCCGGACTTCCCCTCCGGTTTCCGGGAGCCCGACACCGTCACGTTCTacaccgccggcggcggcgcggccggccgccgcACGCGGTCGAGGAGGGCCAGGAACCGGCGCCGCAGCCGCGGGGAGCCCAGGGTCGACAGGGAGTACGACATGGTCATCGTGCCGTCCGACGGCGGCGGGTGCCTGTCTGGGTCGGACTCTGACGACTCCGACTGGTCCATCGGCTGGCTCGAGCCCCAGGCGCCGGAGCTGCAGACGGACGGCGATCCCGAGAACTGCTTCGCCGTCCTCGTTCCGTGCTACCGCCATGGTCGCCAAGAGCAGCCTGAGAGGCGCGAGGGCAGGTTTCTTGGCACCGGAGCCCTGGCCGACGGTGGCCTCTCTG ATGGAAAGAATTTTGTAGAGCAGTGGCTTTCTTCTCTCCAGAACTGA